In the Rhodospirillaceae bacterium genome, one interval contains:
- the recF gene encoding DNA replication/repair protein RecF, producing MTILTDRAHLHTSVKSAPGVLSPVSSGVVSSGVVSSGVVRLMLTDFRNYPHLRLDLDTRPVVLTGKNGVGKTNILESLSFLTAGRGLRGAKLADVGRRAPQETTDRPWAISVDLETPAGTTRLGTGIDAASPDRRSVHIDGKVAKGAAALAQHVGAVWLTPAMDRIFSDSPGERRRFIDRLVTVLDPDHASRCAAYEQANRRRARLFRDGVTDESWFEALEDTLARYGVAIAAGRRETIARLNGVLAESDGPFPSATLGLTGQIDDWLESHAAVDAEDLFRKDLIVSRQAWTRAGDAPQPQGPNRSDLYVTMAKTGRLAAECSTGEQKALLVSIVLAHVELQSARRGFPPLLLLDEVAAHLDSDRRRHLFDHVLASGAQAWLTGTDVAMFKDLADAAQVFAVSEAQVVPLSSPMPSAAVVALQPSLKSSV from the coding sequence GTGACCATTCTGACTGATCGCGCACACCTCCATACGTCGGTTAAATCTGCGCCCGGAGTTCTCTCGCCGGTGAGCTCGGGTGTGGTGAGTTCAGGTGTTGTTAGCTCGGGTGTCGTCAGGTTGATGCTGACTGATTTTCGCAACTATCCGCATTTGCGGCTGGATCTCGACACCCGCCCCGTGGTGCTCACGGGCAAGAACGGTGTCGGCAAAACCAATATTCTTGAGTCGTTGTCGTTTCTCACAGCCGGTCGCGGCCTGCGGGGGGCCAAGCTGGCCGATGTGGGCCGCCGCGCGCCACAAGAAACCACGGATCGCCCGTGGGCCATTTCTGTTGATCTTGAAACGCCGGCAGGCACAACCCGTTTGGGCACAGGCATAGACGCTGCGTCACCGGATCGCCGGTCTGTTCATATTGATGGCAAAGTGGCAAAAGGCGCTGCCGCTTTAGCGCAACATGTCGGCGCAGTGTGGCTGACCCCGGCCATGGACCGGATTTTTTCTGACTCTCCTGGCGAGCGCCGCCGTTTTATCGACCGGCTGGTTACCGTGCTCGATCCAGATCATGCCTCGCGCTGTGCCGCGTACGAGCAGGCCAACCGCCGCCGCGCGCGTCTGTTCCGCGATGGTGTGACAGATGAGAGCTGGTTCGAGGCCCTCGAAGATACTTTGGCGCGTTACGGCGTTGCCATTGCGGCCGGTCGTCGTGAAACCATCGCCCGTCTCAACGGCGTGTTGGCCGAGAGCGATGGCCCGTTTCCGTCGGCAACCCTCGGGCTCACCGGTCAGATTGATGACTGGCTTGAAAGTCATGCCGCGGTGGATGCAGAAGACCTGTTTCGCAAAGATCTGATTGTCTCGCGCCAGGCTTGGACGCGTGCGGGCGATGCGCCTCAGCCGCAAGGCCCGAACCGCTCAGATCTGTATGTGACCATGGCCAAGACAGGTCGCCTGGCTGCGGAATGCTCTACCGGCGAACAAAAGGCGCTGCTCGTATCCATCGTGCTGGCGCATGTGGAATTGCAGTCTGCCCGGCGTGGTTTTCCGCCGCTGTTGCTGTTGGATGAGGTGGCCGCGCATCTCGACAGTGACCGCCGCCGTCATTTGTTCGATCATGTTTTGGCCTCTGGCGCGCAGGCGTGGCTCACCGGAACTGATGTTGCCATGTTCAAAGACCTGGCGGACGCGGCGCAAGTGTTCGCGGTATCCGAGGCCCAGGTTGTGCCCTTATCTTCGCCCATGCCGTCTGCCGCAGTTGTCGCGTTGCAGCCGTCTCTAAAATCTTCCGTTTAA
- the gyrB gene encoding DNA topoisomerase (ATP-hydrolyzing) subunit B yields the protein MSEPVVNPESVYDSDSIKVLRGLEAVRKRPGMYIGDTDDGSGLHHMIYEVVDNSIDEALAGHCDRNEVILNGDGSVTVRDNGRGIPVDIHKEEGVSAAEVIMTQLHAGGKFDQNSYKVSGGLHGVGISVVNALSDWLELRIWRDGKEHHLRFEDGEAVEPLKVVGDAPPENGKPKTGTEITFFPSKSTFTMTEFDFGTLEHRLRELAFLNSGVYLQLVDARHSDVKTVDLHYEGGIEEFVKYLDRSKQALHTPPVTVQGEKDGIVVELSLEWNDSYHENTLCFTNNIPQRDGGTHMAGFRGALTRTINTYAGEFGLSKKEKVQLTGDDMREGMTCVLSVKVPDPKFSSQTKDKLVSSEVRPAVEGIVGEKLSEWFEEHPGEAKKIVGKVVEAAVAREAARKARELTRRKGALDVSSLPGKLADCQSKDPALSELFLVEGDSAGGSAKQGRDRAFQAILPLRGKILNVERARFDKMLSSNEIGTLITALGTGIGREEFNIEKLRYHKIIIMTDADVDGSHIRTLLLTFFYRQMPELIEAGYLYIAQPPLYRAKKGNSEVYLKDDPSMEIHLIDGGLSEAVLVTHDGAQIAGEDLRNLVLRARNIKTKLLQMSRAFPMRIVEQVAVAGAFNPEVLSNQETASGAADYVARRLDILESEYEKGWAGFAAEKGGLRFERTVRGVTEVHVIDAVTLHSSEARYFDAHAAELQEVYGKSAVLKIKDKDIAVNGPVSLVDGVLAEGKRGTSLQRYKGLGEMNPDQLWETTLDADARTLLQVKVSHADEAHEVFSTLMGDVVEHRRAFIQDNALNVQNLDI from the coding sequence ATGAGTGAACCAGTTGTAAATCCAGAATCCGTTTATGATTCAGACTCCATCAAGGTCCTGCGGGGCCTTGAGGCGGTGCGTAAGCGCCCGGGGATGTACATCGGCGATACGGATGATGGTTCAGGCTTGCACCACATGATCTATGAGGTTGTCGACAACTCCATCGACGAAGCGCTGGCCGGTCACTGTGATCGCAACGAAGTGATTCTCAACGGCGATGGCTCGGTCACGGTGCGTGACAACGGTCGTGGCATTCCGGTTGATATTCATAAGGAAGAAGGCGTGTCCGCCGCTGAGGTGATCATGACCCAGTTGCACGCCGGCGGGAAGTTCGATCAGAACTCCTATAAGGTGTCCGGTGGTCTGCACGGCGTTGGTATTTCTGTGGTCAATGCCTTGTCCGATTGGCTGGAGCTGCGCATCTGGCGTGACGGCAAAGAACATCACCTCCGTTTTGAAGACGGCGAGGCGGTAGAACCGCTCAAGGTTGTCGGCGATGCGCCGCCGGAAAACGGCAAACCGAAAACCGGCACGGAAATCACCTTCTTCCCGTCCAAATCGACCTTCACCATGACCGAGTTTGATTTCGGCACACTCGAGCACCGTTTGCGCGAATTGGCATTTTTGAACTCCGGGGTTTACTTGCAGTTGGTGGATGCCCGTCATAGCGATGTCAAAACCGTTGATCTTCACTATGAAGGCGGCATTGAAGAGTTTGTCAAATATCTCGACCGCTCCAAGCAGGCCCTCCATACGCCGCCGGTCACGGTGCAGGGCGAGAAAGACGGCATTGTCGTCGAGTTGTCTTTGGAGTGGAACGACAGCTATCACGAAAACACCTTGTGTTTTACCAACAACATTCCGCAGCGCGATGGCGGCACTCACATGGCAGGTTTTCGCGGCGCGTTGACCCGCACCATCAACACCTACGCGGGCGAGTTTGGTCTGTCGAAAAAAGAGAAGGTTCAACTGACGGGCGATGACATGCGCGAAGGCATGACCTGTGTGCTGTCGGTCAAGGTGCCTGATCCTAAGTTTTCGTCACAAACCAAAGACAAGCTGGTGTCGTCCGAAGTGCGCCCGGCGGTTGAAGGTATCGTCGGCGAAAAGCTCAGCGAATGGTTTGAAGAGCATCCCGGCGAAGCCAAAAAAATTGTCGGCAAAGTGGTTGAAGCGGCGGTGGCCCGCGAGGCCGCCCGCAAAGCGCGCGAACTCACCCGCCGCAAGGGCGCGCTGGATGTGTCCTCCTTGCCCGGCAAGCTGGCGGACTGTCAGTCCAAAGACCCGGCGCTGTCTGAACTGTTCCTGGTGGAGGGGGATTCCGCCGGTGGCTCTGCCAAGCAGGGGCGCGACCGGGCGTTCCAGGCGATCCTGCCGTTGCGCGGTAAAATTCTGAACGTCGAACGCGCCCGCTTTGATAAAATGCTGTCGTCCAATGAAATCGGCACGCTCATCACGGCGCTGGGCACCGGCATCGGACGCGAAGAATTTAACATCGAAAAACTGCGCTATCACAAGATCATCATCATGACCGATGCTGACGTCGATGGCAGTCACATCCGCACGCTGTTGCTGACCTTCTTCTACCGGCAAATGCCAGAACTGATTGAGGCCGGCTACCTCTACATTGCGCAGCCGCCGCTGTACCGCGCCAAGAAAGGAAATTCCGAGGTCTATCTCAAAGATGACCCGTCCATGGAAATTCATCTCATCGATGGTGGCCTGTCAGAAGCTGTGCTGGTCACTCATGACGGCGCGCAGATCGCCGGCGAAGATTTACGCAATCTGGTTCTCAGGGCGCGCAACATCAAAACCAAACTTTTGCAGATGAGCCGCGCCTTCCCCATGCGCATTGTCGAGCAAGTTGCGGTGGCCGGGGCGTTCAATCCAGAAGTCTTATCGAACCAGGAGACCGCCAGTGGGGCTGCGGATTATGTGGCGCGCAGGTTGGATATTCTGGAAAGTGAATACGAAAAAGGCTGGGCCGGGTTCGCCGCTGAAAAAGGCGGGCTCAGGTTTGAGCGCACCGTGCGCGGTGTCACCGAGGTCCATGTGATTGATGCGGTCACCCTGCACTCTAGTGAGGCCCGCTATTTTGATGCCCACGCCGCCGAATTGCAGGAAGTTTATGGCAAATCCGCGGTGTTGAAGATCAAAGATAAAGACATTGCCGTCAACGGCCCGGTGTCGTTGGTTGATGGTGTGTTGGCCGAAGGCAAACGCGGCACCAGCTTGCAGCGTTACAAAGGTCTGGGCGAGATGAATCCTGATCAGCTGTGGGAAACAACCCTGGATGCGGATGCGCGCACCTTGTTGCAGGTCAAGGTCAGTCATGCTGATGAAGCCCATGAGGTGTTTTCAACCCTGATGGGTGATGTGGTCGAGCATCGCCGCGCGTTCATTCAAGACAACGCCTTGAACGTGCAGAATCTGGATATCTAG
- a CDS encoding antibiotic biosynthesis monooxygenase: MSTVTVRMKVKPDSHDTFLRILEDVTAAVKDNEPDCFVYATWKTSTPFEYVMVESYRSEAGREFHNATHAAVAPEFMACLVEPPEVEVLGDVLFGTATPL, encoded by the coding sequence GTGAGTACAGTGACGGTGCGTATGAAGGTCAAGCCTGACTCTCACGACACATTTTTGCGCATCCTGGAAGATGTTACCGCCGCTGTGAAAGACAACGAACCTGATTGCTTTGTTTATGCCACCTGGAAAACCAGCACCCCGTTTGAGTATGTGATGGTCGAGAGTTATCGCAGCGAGGCAGGGCGGGAATTCCATAACGCAACCCATGCCGCTGTCGCGCCGGAGTTTATGGCCTGTCTGGTTGAGCCACCCGAGGTTGAGGTGCTGGGCGATGTGCTGTTTGGCACGGCGACGC